A part of Drosophila ananassae strain 14024-0371.13 chromosome 2R, ASM1763931v2, whole genome shotgun sequence genomic DNA contains:
- the LOC6493784 gene encoding endocuticle structural protein SgAbd-6, producing MMKLMLVVGSLAVLLALATARPQNEVEVQEYESNVDLDGYKFSYKLSDGTTRTEEGVIKNAGQENESISIRGSVSWVAPDGQTYTINFVADENGFQPEGAHLPK from the exons ATGATGAAATTG ATGCTAGTCGTTGGCTCGCTGGCAGTGCTCCTGGCGCTGGCCACTGCCCGTCCGCAGAACGAAGTGGAGGTCCAGGAGTACGAGTCCAATGTTGACCTCGATGGATATAAGTTCAGCTACAAGCTGAGCGACGGCACCACCCGCACAGAGGAGGGCGTCATCAAGAATGCCGGGCAGGAAAACGAGTCCATATCCATCCGGGGATCCGTCAGTTGGGTGGCTCCTGACGGCCAGACATACACCATCAATTTCGTGGCCGACGAGAATGGTTTCCAACCGGAGGGTGCCCATCTGCCCAAGTAG